In Kutzneria kofuensis, the DNA window GTCTCGTGGTCGGCGGGCTTCCCAAGGCCGAGCAGCCGGTGGATCCTCGCACCTACGACCGCCGCGCCTGACTTCGTCATGCGGTACCGCGCCAGTACCTGATCGCGGTGCGCTGGCCTGTGGTTTGGCCGGCCGATCCGGGTCGTGCTTCGGCTAGGCCGGGAGAATCCCCGGTGAGGCTATCGCCGGGTGCGTGGCGAGCTGGTACGGCTGGGCTGTCGACTCGGCGAACTGTTCGGCGGGTCCCGCGAACCCGCCAAGTAGGTCCCGCGCCGCGGGAGGCCGGGTGCACATTCTCGGTGTCGCTTCGGGCGGGTCTTGAAGGCGGACGGGCTGAATGCCGACGAGTGGACGCCACGCGAGCTGCGGCACAGCGTGCCTGTGGCCGTGGTCGGGACTCCGGGCAGCGGCCTGGTGGCGCTTCCAGGTTGGCTGCTGCCTCGCCCGCGCCGAAGGTGTGGCGCCGCCGGCGTCGATCGACTCTGTGAGTCCACGGCGGTTCATGAAGGTGGCACGGGCGGTACATTTCGTCCGGCTTCCGTGTTCCGCGCATAATATAGCCAATCAGAACCTCCTGGTGACAATTCGGGCATGAATTCGTGCACTTTCTGTCGACGGCGGGCATGCGGTGTCCTGCGTTGTTGTCTGGACCATTGCGTGTAGACGAGCGCGGGAGGTAGGGTCGGAACAGAGCGTCGAAAGTGTGCGTTTCGGTCGAGTTTTCGTTCGGGAAATTGCGGGCGACGTTGCCTGTAGGTCATTGACGGCAATCCTTCCCGTTTGTCTGTGCGGGCGGGTGGGCGGCGCGTGGAATGCGAGGTCGGTCGTGGCAGGACGGGTGATCTACACCGGATACGAGGTCGACGTCCCGGTCGGCGGCAACCGCATCATCACCGAACACGTCGCGCTGCTGCACGCGGCCGGCATCGAGGCGTATCGCTGGTCGCCCACGCCCGGCTTCCGCTACACCTGGTTCGACGACACCGTGCCGACGCTGTCCGGCGCCGAGATCGACCTCGGTGCGGACGACATGGTGGTGGTGCCCGAGTTGACGGTGCTGCCGGGACGCGACCCGGCGCCGGGCGGGCGCAAGGTGATTCTGTCGCAGGCCCATTTCATGACGTTCGTGACGTGTCCGGACCTGAATCCGTATCCGGGCTGGAGCGTCGATCCGGCGCTGTGGACCATTTCGCGCAACGGTGTCGAAGTGCTCGGACGGGCGATTCCGAATCTGCCGGCGCCGACGCTCGTGCCCAATCCGGTGGCCATCGACCTGTTTCGCCCGGCCCCGCGCCGTACGCGCAGCATCGCGTGGATGTCACGCAAGCGGCCCTCGGAGAGCGCCCTGCTCAAGCAGCTGCTCCGTGCCGACCCGCGAAGTGCTGGCGTGGAACTGCGCGACATCCGCGGTGTCCCGTACGAGCGGGTCGCGGAGATCATGGCGGACACATCGGTGTTCATCGCCCTGGGCTCACCCGAGGGCGAGGGATTCGGGCTGCCGATCGCCGAGGCACTGTCCGCGGGCTGCTTGGTCACCGGCTACGGACTCGGCGGCGGCGACGAACTGTTCGAGGCGCCGTCCGCGTGGCAGGTCCCCGACCTCCAGACGGTGCGACTGGTCGACCGCGCGCTGGAACTGCTCGACCTGCCCGACGCCGACCGCGTGCGCGAGCAGGGGCGGCAGTGGGTCGTCGAGCGGTACAGCCCCAAGGTCACCACGGACGCGCTGGTCGCGGCGGTCGAGGCCGCGCGACGGTTGCCGGGGCAGGCGTGCCGCGCCGTGCACCCCGACGCCTGGCAGGCCGAGCTGATGGCCGTCCTCGCGCCGTACGCGGCCCCGTTCGAGCAGCAGGCCCAGGCATCGCAGGAGTGAGCTGACAACCGCGGTCACCGTGACTTTCGGGGAGCACTGGTGAGTGTCGTACCTCTGCCATCGAGCGCTGCCCATCCGGTGGCCGTGGTGGGAATGACGTGCCGGGTACCTGGCGCGGAGAACGTCGCACAGCTGTGGCAGCTGCTGCTCGACGGAACGGAAGCGCTGACCGCGCCGCCCGAGGACCGCCGCGCCGATCTGGGCACCGCGGTCCGCGACGGCGTCATGGCGCGGGCGGGCTATCTGGCCGATGTGGCGGGTTTCGACGCGGCGCTGTTCGGCCTGTCGCCCAGTGAGGCGCGCGAGACCGATCCGCAGCAGCGGCTGCTGCTCGAACTGTGTTGGGAGGCGCTGGAGGACGCCGGCATCGTCACCGCCCCGGGCGCCGGGGTGTTCGTGGGTGTCACGTCGTCGGACTACGCCCTGCTCGCCGCGCGTGCCGGCCGGCCGGGACCACACGCGTTGACCGGCAGCAACCGCAGCTTCCTGGCCAACCGG includes these proteins:
- a CDS encoding glycosyltransferase, which translates into the protein MAGRVIYTGYEVDVPVGGNRIITEHVALLHAAGIEAYRWSPTPGFRYTWFDDTVPTLSGAEIDLGADDMVVVPELTVLPGRDPAPGGRKVILSQAHFMTFVTCPDLNPYPGWSVDPALWTISRNGVEVLGRAIPNLPAPTLVPNPVAIDLFRPAPRRTRSIAWMSRKRPSESALLKQLLRADPRSAGVELRDIRGVPYERVAEIMADTSVFIALGSPEGEGFGLPIAEALSAGCLVTGYGLGGGDELFEAPSAWQVPDLQTVRLVDRALELLDLPDADRVREQGRQWVVERYSPKVTTDALVAAVEAARRLPGQACRAVHPDAWQAELMAVLAPYAAPFEQQAQASQE